The DNA sequence GAGGAAATAGGACATCTGGCTGCCACTGTTCGTGTACGAGTTCAGACCAACATTGCCGAGGTAGGTGCAGCCGGTGCCATAACCGTTCCCGTTCTTGCTGAATGTCAGAACCGGCTTGCCGCCCATCTGGTTGGTTCGCAACGGTTGCAGCCCGGTCGTGTTCTGAGTAAACCAGAGATTCGCGCCCGTCGTGCCGCCTGTGCCTTTGTTCTTCCATGCCTGCACCCGCGTTCCGTTCGTCGTGATCGTGCTCGGGTCGTTGGCATCCAGCCAGAGCACGGCGCCAGCTACTGGGTTGCCCGTCATAACCGGCGCCACGGAAGCAATGAGTTGGTCATTGGTGCCGGCAGTATCAATCGACAGATTGCCGAACGCCACGACCCCGTTGCCAGCGCTGGTACCAATATCCAAACTGGTCGTGCCGGAGAGAGTGCCCACGCCGTTAGTGAGCGAGACGTAGACAATCAGGCTGGACGGCAGGCCCGAGGTGGTCGGAGTGCCGAAGGTGTCCACTGTCTTGACAACCGGTTGCTGGCTGAAGGGTTGGCCCGGCACCGCCCCACCGGGCTGGGTTGTGAACGCCAACGCCGTCACCGATCCGATTACCATGAAGGAGCTGCTATTGGTTGGCGAAGCGGGGCCGCTGCCGGCGGTTGCGGTCAGCACTTTCGGCCCGGGCTGATTCACACTCAAATCGGCAAAATGGGCTAGGCCGCCGCCGTCGGTCACACGGGTCAATGTGCCGGTCAAATTTCCCGTGCCACTGCCCAGCGACAGGGTGATCGCCGCGGCCGCGACAGGCGAGCCGTTGGTATCGATGGCTTGCACCTGGACTTCGGGAGTGATGATTGCACCCTGAAGCACGTTGCCGGGCTGTTGCGCAAAGCTCATCGACTGCACTTGTGGGCTGCTGAAGAAGGCGGTCTGGGTAATCGGCGCATTCATCGTGACGGAGGCCGAACTATTAGTCCCCGAAAATGAGCCGCTTCCGGTTCCGTTCCAACTACTGAATTGGAAACCGAGCGACGGCGTGGCGCTAATGTTCACCACGGCGTTGCTGTTTTGCCAACCGCTGACCGGGCTCACGCTGCCGCCCGCGCTCGCGTTCATCGTTAAGTAATACTGTGTGCCGAAGCTCGCTGTGTAAGTGGTGGACACAAGTGGCGAAACCGTATGCGATATTGCCCCGCCGTCACTCCACGAATTCCAGACGTCCTGCACGCCGGTTCCGCTGTTCTGGGGTGTGGTCGTGGCGATGGTGTGGATCGAGCCCTGCGTCCAGGTGAATGTTTGGGCATTGGTGTAGGTCACGCTATCCACGATGAACGAATGTCCAGCAGAATTGGCCTGTACCGTCACGCTGATCGGTTGCGTGAGAAAATTGAAAATGAACTGACCGTTGGACTGGTTGGTGAAAATGGTTCCCGGCGTTTGCTGGGAAATGATGGGCGTGTTGCTGACGACGAGGTCGGTGACGGTGATGCTGCCCTTGGCGTCGCTGCGAGCGAGCACGCCGAATACGCCGTCAACAAACACATTGGAACAACAATTGTTCTGAGGGTGAAACACGTGAACCCCCAGGGCATAACCGGAGGCATTCACGCTGCTCATGGTGGCGTTCGTCACCACACCGCCGCCCGGATCAACAATTTGGATTGCGTACGACAGGCTGTTGGAGATGTTCAGGTTGTTGATTTGGACGCCATTGATGTCGATGTTTTGCGGACAGAGCGTGAGCGCTCCGCGCCACTGCCAGCCCGGATCAAAACCGCCGCAGCGAACCAAATCACACCTTTGGGCCACGGTGGTTCCAGCGAACACATACGGTCCGATAGGAAATGTGCCGGCAATCAGGATGCCGCAACCGTCGGTAGTGTCGACGAACCGGCAGTCCTCCACCCGGTTGCTGATTCCGCCATAAATTCCGCAGGCGTTGGCGAACCAGGGCGACTGGGCGGTGCAATGGGTGAAGACGTTGTACCCGGGTTGATAGGCCGCCGTACGATACGTGGCCGGCCAGATGGCAAAAGAATCATCGCCCGTGCCGCGCGCAGTGCAATTGCTCACAATGCAACCCTGCATGCCCACGTCGATGTTGATGCCGTCCGCGATTGTATTACGGAACCGGCAATCGGTGACGAGCATACCGAGGGCATTGGCAAGCCAGGCGCCGGTTTTGGTGTGCTCCACCCAGACTCGCGCGATGCTCGAATTGGTGCCGAAAATTTCGCTGAACCCATCGTTCGCCTGGCTGTCATTGCGGTTATTCAATTTCCCGAGGATCGCGAAGTCGGCGAAGTGGGTGTTGCTGCCCTCGCCGTTGAACCGGACCCGGCCCTGCTCATTGACATACGTGGTGGGACTACCAACGAAGGTGGTGTACCACATGCCGGCGCCCTGGATGGTTGTGCCGGGGGGAACATTGATATCACCGGTGACCAGATAATTGCCGGGAGGAAACCAGACGGTACCCCCCTGATTCACGCAGTTATTGATCGCGAGCGTGTCGTCGGCAACGCCGTTGCCGACCGCCCCGCAGGCGAGGACGGACTGTGAACCGGGCGGTTGGGTCAGCGGCGAACCGATGTTCTCGAGGTCAACGAGGTCAAGGATGTAATAGGCGGCCGTATCGTTCGCGTCCATCTGCAGACGGACAAGATCCCCCGGATTGATGGTCAGGTTCATCACGCGCGCTTCGTCAAAGAAGTTCCGGGCATTACCGTCGCCGGGATTGTTGGAAAACGTGTAACCCCCGTAGAGCCACGAATACTTCGAAGACACGGGAATTTTCTGGACGAAGTTTCCATTGAGATAAAGACTGATGGTGTAATCAGCGCCGACCCCGTCCGCCGTGTCGGGCACACTGTAGCGCACGACCAGGGTGTTGGCCGTCGTCTGTGCGGCAAACTGCACATACTGCCCCGAACCGGCCAGACGGACGCACTGCCTGCCCGACGATTCTCCCTCGACGGTGTTCGTGACGGTGGCATTCTTGTCCACGGCCACGGGCGGGGGGCCAAGGATCGTGCCCCCGTTGATGGTCATCGCTTCCGCTTCATAGGTGGTCCACGGGACGGTCGCCCCCGTCGATGCGAATGCGGAGTTCAGAGAAACGACAAGCGTCAGGAAAAGGGTGAGGCCGAGCATCTTGGCGTTCATGGTGGAATCGTCAGTTAAACGGTCGACATAAATAACAACTGCCCTCGCCGGGCAAACCAATGCGCACTTTACGTAGAGCCGGCAAACTTCCCGTTATGGCGACCTCACCCGGTAGAAGCGCTGCGGACTGTCGGCGGCGCCGGGGTCGGTGAACGTGACCGTACCGCTCGTCGCATTGGTGATGCTGCTGGTCAGGATGGCCCAGGTGCCCGTGACGAGGTCACTCGTGACTTCGACGTGGTACGTAAATGTGGGAGTTGTCGTGTACGTAATCGTTACCGAAGAATCGGGGTTCGGGGTGATGCTCGAGACCGTCAGGTTGTCCGGCGGATCGTTGGTTGTCGCGACGCCGGTTCCTGAAACGGTAAGCGTATTGCCACCGCTGGTGGCGTCCGAGTTGACCGCGAGGTTGCCGGTGTAATTCCCGGCAACCTGCGGCAAGAACGTCGCAGTCACGTTGGTCGAACTGCCGCTCGAGACTGTCCCCGACCAATTTCCGCTGAACCCGGTGGGATAGGTGATGCCGCTGACCGTGAGCGTCGAGTTACCGGTGTTGCCGATTGCAAACGTGAGGTTGCTCGAACCGCCAACAGTCACGTCGCCGAAATCGAGGGCGCCGCTCAGCGAAATCAATCGTGTCGGGATCGGGGCGAAGCTGGCCGTTTCGGTGATCGGTCCGTTCATCGTGACCGGAGCCGGGTTGTTGGTTCCCGAATACGAACCGCTCCCGCTGCCGATCCAGCCATTGAAGACATATCCGTTCGACACTGTCGCGCTGATGTTCACATTGGCGCCGCTATTGTTCCAGCTGTTGGTGGGGCTCACGGTGCCGCCGGTTGCGGCATTCATCGTCAGCAAATATTGCGTCGTGAAATTCCCCGTGTAGGTGAAGTTCGTGTATGCGGTGACCGCATGCGAAATCGCGCCTGCATCGTTCCATGAGTTCCAGCTGTATTGGACGCCGGCGCCTCCGCTCTGGGGCGAAATGGTCGCGACGGTGTGGCTGGTGTTGAATTTCCAGTTAAAGTTCTGCGCCGCGCTGAAATTCGTTGTGTCAGCGCTGAACGATAGCCCCGTCGGACTCGTCTGCACCGTGACCGGGATGTTGGAGGTGACGAAATTAAACGTGAAAGTCGAAGAATCATTGCGAACCTCCGCAATCGTCGAGTTACTGACCGTCAGGCTGCCGATCGCATTGTTCGTGGCATAGAGGGCGTTTCGTCCGCTCGTCCCGAGACCGTAGTTGGGAATATTGATGTAGGAGGCAATTGCGCCGGAGAGGCTGCCCGCGTTCCCGATAATACTCAGGCCATCCGACGCGCTGTCGACGATGTTCAGGTTGTTGAGATTCAATCCCGTGATGCCGCCTGCGTTTGAGTCGATTGTGAGTTGCACGGCCGCGCGCCATTTATAGCCAGGATCGAAACCACCGCAACGAATGACGTCGCAGCGCTGGGCAAATGTGGTCCCGCTGAATGTGTTACCGCCAACAGGGAAAGTGGTGCTGATCAGGATGCCACAGCCGTAGGTGATGTCTTGAAATACACAATCTTCGATGCGATTGCTGATCGCGCCGTAGATCGCCCCGCCGTTGGCCAGGAACGGTGTCAGCGCCGTGCAGTGGGTGATGACGTTGAGTCCGGGAGTAAAATTCTGTGTGGTAAAGGTCGCGGGCCAGAAGGCGAAGCAATCGTCGCCGCAGCCGCGGGCCGTGCAATTCGTCACAATGCAGCCTCGCATGCCCACGTTGCAATTAATCCCGTCGGCGATGATGTCGCGAAAGCGGCAACTGTTAACTACCAAGCCGCTCGAATTCGCAATCCACGCGCCGGTCTTGGTATGTTCGACCCACATATTCGAGATGGTTGACCCCGTGCCGTACGCACCGCCGATGCCATCGTTTGGGTTTTCGTTGTCGTTTCGGTAACTCAGTTTTCCCATGATCGCGATATCCGACAGGCGAATGTTGCTGCCATTTCCATTCAGCAGGATTCGCCGGTTGACTGTCCCGTACAGGTTCGTGTCCCCGACCAGGGTGGTGTACCACATGCCCGCGCCCTGAACCGTCTTGTTTCCGTTGATCGTGATGGCGCCCGTGATCTTGTAATTGCCCGGCGGCAGATAGATATTACTGTTCCCGTTGATGGCAAGCTGCAGCGCGGTTGTATCGTCGTTGACTCCGTCACCAACGGCGTTGTAAGGCGAACTTTTGATGGAGACCGCGCCACCGGGCTGGCTGATCGCCGCGGGAGCGTTTTCCAGGTCAACCAGATCAACGGTGTAAGTCGTCGCTGTGTCGCTCGCGTCCTTTTCGAGGCG is a window from the Verrucomicrobiia bacterium genome containing:
- a CDS encoding glycosyl hydrolase family 28-related protein, with protein sequence MNAKMLGLTLFLTLVVSLNSAFASTGATVPWTTYEAEAMTINGGTILGPPPVAVDKNATVTNTVEGESSGRQCVRLAGSGQYVQFAAQTTANTLVVRYSVPDTADGVGADYTISLYLNGNFVQKIPVSSKYSWLYGGYTFSNNPGDGNARNFFDEARVMNLTINPGDLVRLQMDANDTAAYYILDLVDLENIGSPLTQPPGSQSVLACGAVGNGVADDTLAINNCVNQGGTVWFPPGNYLVTGDINVPPGTTIQGAGMWYTTFVGSPTTYVNEQGRVRFNGEGSNTHFADFAILGKLNNRNDSQANDGFSEIFGTNSSIARVWVEHTKTGAWLANALGMLVTDCRFRNTIADGINIDVGMQGCIVSNCTARGTGDDSFAIWPATYRTAAYQPGYNVFTHCTAQSPWFANACGIYGGISNRVEDCRFVDTTDGCGILIAGTFPIGPYVFAGTTVAQRCDLVRCGGFDPGWQWRGALTLCPQNIDINGVQINNLNISNSLSYAIQIVDPGGGVVTNATMSSVNASGYALGVHVFHPQNNCCSNVFVDGVFGVLARSDAKGSITVTDLVVSNTPIISQQTPGTIFTNQSNGQFIFNFLTQPISVTVQANSAGHSFIVDSVTYTNAQTFTWTQGSIHTIATTTPQNSGTGVQDVWNSWSDGGAISHTVSPLVSTTYTASFGTQYYLTMNASAGGSVSPVSGWQNSNAVVNISATPSLGFQFSSWNGTGSGSFSGTNSSASVTMNAPITQTAFFSSPQVQSMSFAQQPGNVLQGAIITPEVQVQAIDTNGSPVAAAAITLSLGSGTGNLTGTLTRVTDGGGLAHFADLSVNQPGPKVLTATAGSGPASPTNSSSFMVIGSVTALAFTTQPGGAVPGQPFSQQPVVKTVDTFGTPTTSGLPSSLIVYVSLTNGVGTLSGTTSLDIGTSAGNGVVAFGNLSIDTAGTNDQLIASVAPVMTGNPVAGAVLWLDANDPSTITTNGTRVQAWKNKGTGGTTGANLWFTQNTTGLQPLRTNQMGGKPVLTFSKNGNGYGTGCTYLGNVGLNSYTNSGSQMSYFLVARQSSNTYGWQGPISFSRSGQTDGQGAAGVVILTDGSQSAPYPFGIQRNHPATPMQADVASSALNTPFLLSFLDNGGAAILRLTDSTGSSRSNSANIVNGISPYKYNITDVTVGGRLEPSPSTIDNGWDGDVAEVLVYNTALSVADRSSVETYLSNKWFVSSVVLSVSNAISAPFPVQSTLSVTVQANPPGLSFMVDGTAYTNAQIFSWTTGSNHTIATTTPQGGGAGVQYAWSSWSDGGPISHTVSPTVTANYTANFATQYFLTMNASPEGSVSPSSNWYNNGTNVNISASALSGYAFDAWTGTGSGSYSGTNNPASITINGPIMQTAGFDFLAAITGITIGGDGSVTISYSTTSGLTYHVETTTDLTSSAWTTVPGSTTNAAGSLIIFVDPNAMGDPQRFYRVGSP
- a CDS encoding glycosyl hydrolase family 28-related protein, giving the protein MKAKMLNLAVILTLVISLDSALAFSGATVPWTTYEAENMTNNGTVLGPSYTPNTVAGESSGRQCVQLSATGQFMQFSAVSTATAIVVRYSVPDTADGKGTDYTLSLYKNGAFVAKLPMTSRYSWLYGSYSFTNNPPSGSPRNFYDEVRTNGLSILPGDVIRLEKDASDTATTYTVDLVDLENAPAAISQPGGAVSIKSSPYNAVGDGVNDDTTALQLAINGNSNIYLPPGNYKITGAITINGNKTVQGAGMWYTTLVGDTNLYGTVNRRILLNGNGSNIRLSDIAIMGKLSYRNDNENPNDGIGGAYGTGSTISNMWVEHTKTGAWIANSSGLVVNSCRFRDIIADGINCNVGMRGCIVTNCTARGCGDDCFAFWPATFTTQNFTPGLNVITHCTALTPFLANGGAIYGAISNRIEDCVFQDITYGCGILISTTFPVGGNTFSGTTFAQRCDVIRCGGFDPGYKWRAAVQLTIDSNAGGITGLNLNNLNIVDSASDGLSIIGNAGSLSGAIASYINIPNYGLGTSGRNALYATNNAIGSLTVSNSTIAEVRNDSSTFTFNFVTSNIPVTVQTSPTGLSFSADTTNFSAAQNFNWKFNTSHTVATISPQSGGAGVQYSWNSWNDAGAISHAVTAYTNFTYTGNFTTQYLLTMNAATGGTVSPTNSWNNSGANVNISATVSNGYVFNGWIGSGSGSYSGTNNPAPVTMNGPITETASFAPIPTRLISLSGALDFGDVTVGGSSNLTFAIGNTGNSTLTVSGITYPTGFSGNWSGTVSSGSSTNVTATFLPQVAGNYTGNLAVNSDATSGGNTLTVSGTGVATTNDPPDNLTVSSITPNPDSSVTITYTTTPTFTYHVEVTSDLVTGTWAILTSSITNATSGTVTFTDPGAADSPQRFYRVRSP